The DNA window GCGCATGCGGCCCGCGCCGGGTACGATTGCATCTGGCTCGATCTGGAGCACAGGGCGATGAGCACGCGCGAGGTCCAGGCGATTCTGGTGCAGTGTCATCTCTACGATATCGATTGTCTGCTGCGTCCGCCCACGCTGGAAAAAACCCGTTTGTACCGTTACCTGGAAGACGGCGCCGCGGGGCTGATGATCCCGCACGTTTCGACCGTGGAGATGGCGCAGCAGCTGGTGGCGGCCGTCAAGTTCCCGCCGGTCGGCAACCGCGGGCTGGATAACGCCGGGCTCGACAGCGACTACCTGGCCAGCTACGACCATATGGCCTACACCCAGGCGGCCAACGCCGAAACCTTTTTGACGGTGCAGATCGAAACGCCCGAAGCGGTCGAAAACTGCGAGGCCATTATTGCCCTGGAAGGCGTCGATGCGGTCTTTGTCGGCCCTGGCGATCTGGGTTTCCGGCTGGCTCTGGCCGGCGACAAGACCGGCGCTCAGCTGGAAAGTGCGATTGAGAAAGTCGCCGCCGCCTGTGCGAAATACGGCAAGGCATGGGGCTGTCCCGCGAGTACGCCCGACATGCTGAAGCGGCGTCGCGAACAGGGAGCCCAGCTGCTCTGCAATTTCGGCGAGTTTGTCTGTCTGATGCAAGGCCTGGCGAACGCGTCCCAGGCCTTCGACGCACTCTAAGGAAAGTTATGAACAACACAACTGGAAAACTGGCCGGCAAGACGGCGCTGGTCACCGGCGGCGGCCGCGGCATTGGACTCGGCTGCGCGCTGGAACTGGCGGGACAGGGAGCGCGGATCTTTTTGAACGATCGACCCGGCAGCCCGGAACTGGCCGGCGCGGTCGAGCAGGTTCGCGAACGGGGCGGCGAATGCCAGGGAGTGGAAGCCGACGTGTTCACCCGGGAAGGCTGTGAGCAGCTGGTGGCTGCGGTCGACCGGATCGATATTCTGGTCAGCAATCCGGCGTTCAGCCGGCGGGGGGACTTTGTCGATTACCCCACCGACCTGTTTGAGAAAACGCTGCAGGGGACGCTGCTCAGCGGTTTTCACCTGGGCCAGCTGACCGCTCGTCGGATGATCCAGCAGGGCGGCGGCGGTAAAATGGTGTTCATCTCCAGCGTGCATGGGCAACTCCCGCTCGCCAGGGCGATCGCCTACAACGCGGCCAAAGCGGGACTCGATCACATGGTGCAGTCGATGGCGGTGGAGCTGATGGCTCACCGGATCAACGTCAACGCGATCGCGCCCGGCTGGATCGACACGCCGGGCGAACGGGCCACCTTTCCGGCCGAGCTGATCGAGTCGGAAGGGAAGCTGCTCCCCTGGGGCCGGCTGGGTCTGCCGGCTGAGATCGGCAAGACGGCCCTGTTTTTGGTATCGGACGACGCCTCGTACATCACCGGCGTGATCCTGCCAGTTGACGGCGGCTTCCGCTTCCGCGACTGCCTGCCTTCGGCCCTGCCCAAACCGGCGGATTATTGATTGCCAGGAGTGCCGATGTCGATGGACATTCGCGGACGACGTCAGCGTTCTCAGAGCGACAGACGCTGCGTTCGTCCAACTCGACGGGCA is part of the Lignipirellula cremea genome and encodes:
- a CDS encoding HpcH/HpaI aldolase family protein: MRKSKTVARFAQGEVVRVCNLGHFIPSYVAHAARAGYDCIWLDLEHRAMSTREVQAILVQCHLYDIDCLLRPPTLEKTRLYRYLEDGAAGLMIPHVSTVEMAQQLVAAVKFPPVGNRGLDNAGLDSDYLASYDHMAYTQAANAETFLTVQIETPEAVENCEAIIALEGVDAVFVGPGDLGFRLALAGDKTGAQLESAIEKVAAACAKYGKAWGCPASTPDMLKRRREQGAQLLCNFGEFVCLMQGLANASQAFDAL
- a CDS encoding SDR family NAD(P)-dependent oxidoreductase, whose protein sequence is MNNTTGKLAGKTALVTGGGRGIGLGCALELAGQGARIFLNDRPGSPELAGAVEQVRERGGECQGVEADVFTREGCEQLVAAVDRIDILVSNPAFSRRGDFVDYPTDLFEKTLQGTLLSGFHLGQLTARRMIQQGGGGKMVFISSVHGQLPLARAIAYNAAKAGLDHMVQSMAVELMAHRINVNAIAPGWIDTPGERATFPAELIESEGKLLPWGRLGLPAEIGKTALFLVSDDASYITGVILPVDGGFRFRDCLPSALPKPADY